The Medicago truncatula cultivar Jemalong A17 chromosome 7, MtrunA17r5.0-ANR, whole genome shotgun sequence genome includes the window AAGGTGATGACCATTTCAGACGGAAACTTCGCTGTTACTGATGTCAACGGCAATATTGTCTTCAAAGTTAAAGGCTCTCTCTTAACCCTCCGTGATCGCCGTGTCTTGCTTGATGCTGCTGGTAACCCCATCACCACCCTCCGTCGTAAGGTAGGTTCCACTTTATTCTCTCTTTtgaattttcttccatttaacagTAATGCTTTCCCCgttttgatcatttttattttttaaatcgaTTGGCAAAAATACTGAAATTATTAGATCGAAAGTGATGATCTGAGTTTGAATCTCGAATCAACTTTtcattgttattattgttatttcgTCTATCTGCTACACAAAATAATGGTCTCACTGcaccaaaagaaaataaaacaatgatcaACATTTTGTTTTGTGAGGTAAACAAAGCTTACTACATTTCATTAGATATCACTATCAGCTCAATAATACATGGCGGTACATCAACAGAAATATGAAGAGTAGTTAAGAATGTGACCTCTCTAGCATGTATTAGTTACTTCATTCGCTTGTCTTAGGCTAAACTCGACACGAGcgtttgtcaaaaataaattacaacgCTTATTTTCATCTAATATAGTACTGAATTTTGTCATGTTGTGGTGCAGATAGTGACTATGCATGATCGGTGGGAAGCTTATAGGGGTGAAAGTACACATGCTAAAGATCTTATATTTACATTGAAGAGATCATCTCTAATCCAGATGAAGACCAAATTAGATGTGTTTCTAGCTGGTAATACCAAAGAAGATGTTTGTGATTTTAAAGTTAGAGGTAGTTGGTTGGAACGATCTTGCATTGTTTATGCTGGTGAATCTAACAACATTGTTGCACAGGTAATTAAAAATCCTCTTGTATATACTAATCAAGAGTATATTcagttttaattaattattttgattggaTTATAAGTATATACTAAGCACAAATCAATTTTCATGGCATTGTTGTTATGCAGATGCACAAAAAGCACACTGTTACGAGTATTTTAATGGATAAAGACCATTTCTCAGTCACGGTTTATCCCAATGTTGATTACGCTTTCATAGTGGCATTAATCGTGATTCTTGATGAGACTAACGAAGATGAAAAAGATTGATGATTAGAGGTTTATGGTTTTATATTCATCAAATATTAAGTAATATGTTACCCATGTGTTATTAAATTAAGTGGTTTGCATATTATATTGAATTGTCATggctattttgtgtttgttcaGACATATGTAAAAGTCACACAAAATactctgttttttcttttttgaaaaagtacCTATTTAGAGACAAGTTGTGTGTTAATAATATGCTTGAATTCTGAAGTATGCCATTCATCCAAACTAAAAACGTGACTCATCCAGTCATATTTTGTCACAATATTAAGAACTAAATAACTGTAACAGATTTTACTTGAATATTTCTGTACAAAGGTATAATCACAAATGTAATAGAGCTAGCAATTAGGATTCTGCAAGAGACAGATTAGAACGAGGTATACCTAACCATACCTCATCCTAAAATATTGGTCGGACCGGACCATGATAGGATGAGTCTTAGGTTAGATTTGTGCCATGCTCACCTCTTTATGCTTTCTGTTCTCCTTACAAGTTTCAACGAATCTGCAAAAATATGTTGAGAAAGTTTGCCATGTTATGATAGATCTCAGATGTCATCTACAACCACAAGACGAAGTACCATTCAGAGTCACCAGCAGCCTGTTGTCCTAAAAATTTCGTAGTCACCAACAGCTTGTTGTCCTAAAATGGAGTTGCATGACAGATATATACTTACGACATATATATCTAGTATCAAAATGCCTCTTATCGTTGTCACCAACAGCTTGTTGTCCTAAAAATTTCGTGAATCTACCTCTAAACTGTAATACTATATGGCCTCTTTGCCTTGTTCATATCATGCTCATCCTTTTTCCATCAAATTAGGATCTTATTGGTGCCCTTGCAACATCTAGTCTCGTTTTATTCTGTGTCTACATCCCGCTCCACAAATGTTTTGAATCCTACCACAATCTTTTTGAGGAGCGACTTCTCCCAAGATTGTAAAGGAACTCTAAAGCACTATAACTAGATCATTATGATATGAAATCGTCTCGAGAGTCTAGGGTATAAACAAATAAACCACCCCTCCCACCATTTTGCATTTGAAATGGTTAAAGAAAGGAATCTCAGCTCATAATGACACGACTGTCATTGTCCGCCTTGTGAATAACAAATAGTCAACATCGTCATTTCATTCGGATTATAGACATTGTAcagttatttatattattattgtagTTAGCTCAAATATAGGACCATGATTTTATGCTATTATGTAAACTTAATCAAAGTTGCTGCAATGGAATAATCATCACATTATTCACCATTTTCTAACTGAAACCATCGCATCCTTAATAAATCTTTCGTTTTCACTGAATAGAAGCATCATATTACCACCCGTCGGGGTTCTGGGTGCCTGTGATTGTCTGATAACCATCCATTATAAAACCATGATGTACATGTTCAATATCCTTAGCATTTTCCAAGATTCCTACATAACTTGCTTCAAGGTTTGACAAGTTAACTTCATTGACTTCCACCTCCCAAAATGGTTCCACCCCTAGTTCTATGAAACCTTCATTGTATAAACTTCTTACGTATTTCTGTTTTGTAGAACACTTGAATTTCATCCCAAATATGTGATTGAACACATGATCGAACGACGCGAGGATGATTGATGTTAGATAATGTGGTTAGAAGCCATGTGAATAGAAGAGAATCATGTGTCACATCATTCCAACACCTTTGTTGCAATCAGATTCATTGAGATAACACAACAGAATTACCAGATTTGTAAGGTAAGGATGAAGCATGTGTGCAAATAATCCCTTCACCaactattttgaatttttcaggAGAGGAAGTTGTTTTCATTGAGCTTAACTGTGATTAATTAAATTAAGCAAATATTTGAAGACGGTCTTCTATGAAAGAGGTGGAATAGAGTAGAATCCTGACGtgtttgatttatttgttttgtatatGGAAAAAATATGACAAAGTGCATATATAAGCTCtctgtattattttattttgtataatatGAGACAAgcccaacaaaaacaaaactatagCCTAACAAAACGTGGAGTAAAAGCACTAGCTAAATCATactaaaaataacaaactaaTATGAGTAGGACAATGCTTATATAACAAACAAGTGAAACCTCCATCACAAGCTATATATTTGCAAGTGCATCGGCACAAGCATTTGGTTCTATGTACGAATCACAAATTTGGACCTTCCAATTCATATCGAACAACTGTCTAATATGTTGCAATAAACTCCAACCTATTGTTGTTTCCTCTTTCGAAGAAGAGAGAGTAGTGGCCACTACCCAAGAATAGGTTGTTCGTGGAGCTTCATGCTCTAGCCACTCCACTCTATGAAAACCACGAGCTCTAACCAACTTCAAACCTTAAAACACACCCCAAAGTTCCGCTATATACGCATCACAACTCCTTTGAGAACCCGCAAATCCACTCTCCCCTTTCATCCTGCATCACTCCTCCACGACCAGCTATAAATCCCCCTTTAGACGTGTCATCAGTATTGAGACGCAGCAATTGACCCTCCTTTTAATCTCCATCCACGAGTTAAGAGGCATCATAGCTTGACTATCATGACTCAACTTGTTTCTCAGCGTTCAGCTCCATGCTCAAATTTAAGTCAATCCAATGCTGCAAATATGCTTCAAAAAAGCTCTTTCTTTGATAAATACCAACTGTATTCAACCATATACCAACTACAAGCGGACAATCTCTTAGGACATGCAGTGTCATTTCATAAGGATCTCCTATCCACATATAGTTCAACCTGCAAATCGTCATGAGCCGATTATGTTGTAGCAGCCGCACCAAACAACGAATTCGTTCGGCAACCCATTACTTCCATACACGAGACCAAGGTGAATCACCACCAATTCGGTTGAAACCACATAACCTCTCATAAGCATAAGCAACAAAAAATTACTTGAGaccatttcttttttctttttcttttttagtttaaaCTTGTTGACCATTTCTATTTCTTCTGTATCATTAATATTCTGTACGTTATGCATTCACATACATAGTGAAGAACAATAATACATGTCCACCTTCATTTCTTCTACACTTACTAGAATACTTCATTTTTTCTAAGCAATATATTCCATAACCCTATCTAAGGGTTTTTGGTGTCCACTAATCTTTTTCCCATAATAAATCATGAAAGCTACTAATTTTATATACGTACGcactaaaatttaataaagaatAGTATCTTATGCCAAACGAATAACTTCAAATTAAGCACttttgttgaatattttttttgggggcTATCATTTCTTCTTGTACGTGTTATTCAAATATATCTTTTGACcgaaaaaatcaatcaaatattcTTTTCTGACctgaaaatcaatcaaatattaTCAACAAcgaaaaacaaaccaatcaaattattatttatataagatACTTAGACATTTAAACCATAACCATCCATCCAATTATTCTcacatatatatttacaaaCAAAAAGAGCAAACAAGACTCTGATTTAATCACAAAGACAAAATTCAAGAGCTATCATCATCGTCATTATGGCTTATCCTTATCAACCACAGCAATATGCTTCTGCACCGCCGATGCCGGCACACCCCACTGCCATATTCGGACAGCAATATTGTGCTCCATATCCGGTGGATTTGGCTGTCGTGAAAAAGGTTATGACCATTTCAGATGGAAACTTTGCCGTCACTGATGTCAACGGCAACATCGTGTTCAAAGTAAAAGGTTCTCTCTTAACCCTCCGTGACCGCCGTGTCTTGGTTGATGCCGCTGGTTACCCCATCGCAACCTTGCGTCGCAAGGTATCTTCAATTTTACTCTCTCTTAGTTTCTCTCTTAGTTTCTTCTGTTtaacaaataaacaataatacCAGTAAAAATGAATTTACGGTAGTGATTATTATTAGAAACCTACTCTCAGATTTTTTACTTTAATCATTCTGCTTTACCCCTTTGgtcatttttattgtttaaatggTAATTCTTGCAATTTCCatcacttttaaaaataatggaaaatttgacataaaaaattataaaatgttagCTCAAATGTTACTTGAATTCGCAtataaaaacactataaattagtaaaaaaaaaagtataaactcttgagaaaaaattattatcaaacAAATCTATTTCAATcatattaacatatattataagcTAAAATATTAACCTCggcaaataaaattttaacgtgtgttccttcaaaaaaaaattaatgtgtgAACTTAACGGATAGACTTGTTGAGaccaaaaatattatgttaGACGTGTTGTTCGTAATTGCTAAAAATTTACTATTCATTAGATTATACCCCTATAGTCCTGTATAGTGTTTTTCAAATCTTGTttcttagaagaaaaaaagtgttgTTTAATGATTTCGATTATGTTTTTGGTGCAGATAATGACTATGCACGATCGGTGGGAAGCTTTTAGGGGTGAAAGCACAGATGCAAAAGATCTTATATTTACATTGAAGAGATCTTCCCTAATTCAATTTAAGACCAAATTAGATGTATTTTTAGCtagtaacaaaaaagaaaatgtttgtgACTTTAAAGTTAAAGGTAGTTGGTTTGATCGATCTTGCATTGTTTATGCTGGTGAATCTAACAACATTGTTGCTCAGGTAATTAAAActtctatatttttattaaagtataatattttttaattaaattacttttattaaattatcaCTTAATTGTGAATACTAATCACAAATCaatttttggtattattgttATTGCAGATGCACAAAAAGTACACGGTTCAAAGTATTTTAATTGGTAAAGATAATTTCATGGTCACAATCTATCCCAATGTTGATTACGCTTTCATAGTAGCATTAATCGTGATTCTTGACGAGATTAACCGCGATGACAAGGATGTTGTTTATTAGAGGATTAGTGTTTTATATTCCTCAAATactattatactttttttttttttttggtcaagtagcctagtggctagagctcacacaatttaattgtgaagaagtggagtgtccggggttcgaaccccggctcctgcatataatatgcaatattcctaccaactgagctatactCACGGGGATATTATTGTACTTTTAATGAATGAGTAATACAAGTTATGCAAATATTAGCCAATAAATCCATCGGATAAAGGTGCCACTGAtgtgaaaaatcaaaacctttaTCTTTGACTTCAACCATTTCCActcatttacttttatattttccACGACTTTGGGTTATATATGTTATATTCCttatcacataataaaataattgaattccttgcTTATTGTGTCAACACAGTAGCAATTAGCAAAACCAAATTAACAATATCCATTGTTTGTACATTCTACCGCCGCCAACTAAACCTTAAAATTATTCCATTTGATGATATATGTCAACCACCAAAAAAGGGATTTTCAAATAAGCGTGTTAATAGGCATGGCCTAAATCCGGCCGCCTCCACCCCATATTTAACAGGGAAAAACCAATTTAAATGGGTGTGGATGGGGAAAAAACCCGTTTCTTTAATACGAGGGCGGGGTTGGGGATGGTCAAACTCTCTCCACCTCTGCCCCCCGCATCCATcccatttattttaaattaatttttttacttttatatttgataATCATATTACTCATATACCTGTCCCGTTTATCATGGTCCATCTATACTTTATTCATCCCTATATCTAAAATTTTACACATAATCAAATCATAGTCCACCCCTTTCTCTTGCATGTCCACTCAACCACCACCAAACATAAGCATTTGCTTCCATACTCTATGTTCTCGCGCAGCCATCATCAACATGAATATCACAAACTCataaaacatcaacatcaacaatttgTTAACCCAATCAGAATTATTCATTCCTTGAAACCCCAATCTTTTTTAAACCCATAACCATTTGTTCAAAACACGCGTGTTGTTTTCTATTTATGGTTTGTGTTTCTAGTTACCAAATATCTACTCAGCTACCAATTGAAACATTGATGCTAACCTGGGGAACGCAtaataactaattaaaattaaaggtaATAAATTTACAAACTTTTAAGAATTTGATTCTGGATTAtgctttaaaaaaatcatctttttgaTAATTTGTTCATCATTGTTTTGTTAATGGGTCAAGATCAACTCCCAAAGAAATACGGAtattctgatttttattttattccaaACTTGGATCTAGATGTTGAAAGATTGATGAGATTGTGTTGttcttggtttttgtttttgttttggggAAGAGCCTCCGGTGGATCATGGGAGTGGGGCGGCGCCGACGAGACGAAGAGGGAAAACATCGGCAGTGATGATGGTGAGAGGGAGAAGAAGGAACCTTGTGTGCAGTTGGAATCGGAAGAAGGAGCGTTGATATAGTTGGAATTGAAAGATGGAGGGCATCGGCAGAAAGAAACAGAGGTGTAGAACAAATCTTGTGAGGTGGGGGCAAGGAGGAAAGATGGGTGGTTATATTAATACTGAGAGACCATGATAAAGATGTGTTCTTTACTTGATCTAATGGATAGAAAAAGCTTTCTCATGGTGGAAAAAAACTaccctttcccatgctaaacgaCACCGAAATGAAAAGTCAGAAGACCAACGGTACATCTCTTTCTTGGAtagtttttgtttcaaaaaaaaaaaaatctctttcttGGATAGTAGTAGTGATTTTTAGTACtcttcctttttaattgtcacttttgggtttttttacacaaaccaagacaacaaatactttttactacttttgatacaacaattcatcttttcCCTATAATAACCttcatcatttaatatctcattttatatatttctctctctacgATAAATAATCAAGGGTAATAAGGggaaaacaatatttaatgttgtattgaacttTAAAAGCGACagttaattaaaaacaaaaaaattctgcaaaagtGACtattaaaaaggaacagaggaAGTATTCACTAAAAGtttgaaattattaaaatttaaaagttagtGTCCCCATAATTAATGtacctgaaaaagaaaaataaaaagagatttaattattacaaaaatgaaacaacagaatttttttgacaaaaaaatgaaacaataattatctgtttatgaaattaattaaaaaaacaaaacattttaaataaataattatagatTTACTATTAATAGAAAGTTTAGAAGACATAAACACTTTCATTACATGACAAATGTcatacttgtaaaaaaattatatttgcttTATtatatgggaaatgttaacaagtgcccttagggcattgtttaataactttaaatagtaagtttttgtcaaagtttataaaatcaatgcattggaaattgaagtttttgacttttttaaagaataattttttttaagaatctttAAAGAGTGCCCTATTTGGTGTGAACCCATAATCAATGCATCTATTAGCAATCACCATTTTTTAAGCTACGCGATAACATATTAAATCTATTATCTATAAAAGGTCTTGTTAACGAAGTGCCtttgaacaaaataaagaagttattcaacataattatttaattatttcaatttttaatacactAAATACATCTATAATCATAAAAtcttactattttaaatttttgtgagagttaacttaaaatcaggtttctacagaatcgtggcacgatggctgGGCAACGTGGTACGATTGGAGGTTTCAGTTTTGAGGCAAGGCagtggaaaaatcgtggcacgatggtgcgctggcagCAAATAACAGAAACGTATTTTgggtgcagatttgttccaaattttaagcgatacttttactataaatatagaccttgtgagtaaactttgagatagagggggctgaaacaagggtttagaaaggcaacaacaaaactagggtttgtatagagtttgtctctttggaacaaacactagtagggtttgagggttgattcaccttgggaaacactattaggatttagtctcttggttacgggaagaggctgagactttgggtagaattaggcgggagacttattcttgtaacccagactaggtcaatttggatcgaactgggtcaacaaattcttttgtgttctctcttcttttctctcgatgttgttttctacttttgacttgtgtttataattgttccatacactttgttttggttgcttgactatcctttgctccacacatcaaatttgttattggtgtgatttctCATCAAATTCGCAACAATTTTTAAGAAGTCTCTTAGGACactattcattatttttctaaacCAAAAAGTCAGTATCTTATATCATATTATGTCACGGCACATTTCCAACATCAAAGCaccttaattataaaaaataaataaaaaataaacttcaaagcACCTTCGTGGAACTCTTCTTGTTCCCTATCTATATCATTTACCTACTCTTATTTAtgtttaaaatcaatcaaatcatcatcaagTTGTTATATAAGAAAGTTTAAACGATCCCTCCCAATCATATCACATATATGTACCAAAGAGAACAAACAAGACTCTAAACTCATCACAgagacaaattaaaattaaagagCTATCATAAGTTCATAACAAAACATAACATTCATATCATCACTATCATCATGGCTTATCCTTATCAACCACAACCATCTGCCTCTGCACCGCCGATGCCGGTGCTTCCAACCACCATATTTGGCCCTCAATATTGTGCTCCGTATCCATTGGATTTGGCTGTGGTCAAAAAGGTGATAGCAATTTCAGACGGAAACTTCGTCGTCACCGATGTCAACGGCAATATTGTCTTCAAAGTTAAAGTTTCTCTTTTAACCTTCCGTGACCGCCGTGTCTTGGTTGATGCCGCAGATAACCCTATCACCACCCTACGTCGCAAGGTACCTTCAACGTTAATCTCTcttatttcttattttctttcatttacgTACAAATAGTGAATCGTgcatttttttgtgttaaagTTTACCACTTCAAAAGTGATAGCAATACTAAATTTCCttaccccaaaaaaataaagttatagtCAACTTCTTCATTTCGTGAtgaattttttcaaattgaTGTGAAGATAAAAATGATCCAAATTCAtgtaatcattttattttatagaaatattattaatgCTCTAATGAAGAGTTAGAGAGAAATGTCGATGTAAATTATGCTTTGTTTactttatgaaagaaaaaaaatatttgtttattttacttaCTAGAAAGTAAAAGGATTttgcttttttaaaaataatgagaatgacaaaagaattgtttttattatttttacaaacgAGTCATTTGTAGCAAGCTTCTCATGTTCACAATGTTTCACTTAAAagtctttcattttttttaatagcaaaaCATACTTTAGAAAATACAAATTGAACATATTTTCAGAAAGAAAATATGACCTTAGTTTTAATTGATATCCAATAAGAAATTACTATTTTGACACTTCATATGataaacatttcaaaaatacAGTTATAAAAGTGAGGTTGGGTGACCAATGAGGATTGAGTGTAGTAGAAGGAGTAGATCCAACAATATGACACATCAAGGTTCAAATTCTGACTAAGAGGGGTAATATTTAATGTCCGATAATAACAcgattagaaagaaaaaaattgacgaaaaaaataataagttctAGTATAATTGAATGTTAGTATAAATTTTGGAGATGGTCCCtgtattttataaatttacaaagtTTTCCAATAAATACTTCTAAAAAATCCCAAATTGGtccttatatatttttttcaaaattaacaaaCCTAGATTATCAAATTTTGTAAATTAGTCCCTATTTTGAGAATCGAGAATTTTATTACTctattcaaatgaaaaaaaattaaaaatgaatgaattgaagcTTTCGAATTgcttaaaattataatttctcTTAATTTCCCATTATCCTATCCAACAAActctaaaaatgtttttttttatcttaaccCTCTGGTTTTCCACTAAATGGGGCTTTGGTAGTTCGAAGTTCAATGAAAAGTaagttatatttaaaaataatt containing:
- the LOC11433619 gene encoding protein LURP-one-related 10 isoform X3 yields the protein MAYPYPAQPSASAPMPPLPTAAIFGPQYCAPYPVDLAVVKKVMTISDGNFAVTDVNGNIVFKVKGSLLTLRDRRVLLDAAGNPITTLRRKIVTMHDRWEAYRGESTHAKDLIFTLKRSSLIQMKTKLDVFLAGNTKEDVCDFKVRGSWLERSCIVYAGESNNIVAQMHKKHTVTSILMDKDHFSVTVYPNVDYAFIVALIVILDETNEDEKD
- the LOC11435825 gene encoding protein LURP-one-related 10 — its product is MAYPYQPQQYASAPPMPAHPTAIFGQQYCAPYPVDLAVVKKVMTISDGNFAVTDVNGNIVFKVKGSLLTLRDRRVLVDAAGYPIATLRRKIMTMHDRWEAFRGESTDAKDLIFTLKRSSLIQFKTKLDVFLASNKKENVCDFKVKGSWFDRSCIVYAGESNNIVAQMHKKYTVQSILIGKDNFMVTIYPNVDYAFIVALIVILDEINRDDKDVVY